From one Falco peregrinus isolate bFalPer1 chromosome 12 unlocalized genomic scaffold, bFalPer1.pri SUPER_12_unloc_1, whole genome shotgun sequence genomic stretch:
- the COLGALT1 gene encoding LOW QUALITY PROTEIN: procollagen galactosyltransferase 1 (The sequence of the model RefSeq protein was modified relative to this genomic sequence to represent the inferred CDS: inserted 1 base in 1 codon; deleted 2 bases in 1 codon) — protein MAAARPWPLLLLLLAAGPGPWRGPWRGLGPVPAAGYFPEERWSPESPLQPPRVVVALLARNAAHALPTTLGALERLRHPKERTALWVAVDHSEDNTTALLREWLLRVQGLYHRVEWRPAEEPRSYPDEEGPKHWSPSRYEHVMRLRQAALEAARAIWADYLLFLDADNVLINPDTLGLLMXENKTLVAPMLDSRAAYSNFWCGMTPQGYYRRTPAYLPIRRRSGAGCFAVPMVHSTFLLDLRRAASRALAFYPPHPDYTWPFDDIIVFAFSCRQAGEEPGRKGHWLGLTLALACFHLGHGLVLTLALGWF, from the exons atggcggcggcgcggccgtggccgctgctgctgctgctgctggcggcggggccgggcccgtGGCGGGGCCCGTGGCGGGGCCTGGGCCCGGTGCCGGCCGCCGGGTACTTCCCCGAGGAGCGCTGGAGCCCCGAGTCGCCGCTGCAGCCGCCGCGCGTGGTCGTGGCGCTGCTGGCGCGGAACGCGGCCCACGCGCTGCCCACCACGCTGGGGGCGCTGGAGCGGCTGCGGCACCCGAAGGAGCGGACGGCGCTCTG GGTGGCCGTGGACCACAGTGAGGACAACACGACGGCGCTGCTGCGGGAGTGGCTGCTGCGCGTGCAGGGGCTGTACCACCGCGTGGAGTGGCGGCCGGCGGAGGAGCCGCG GTCGTACCCCGACGAGGAAGGCCCCAAGCACTGGTCCCCCTCCCGCTACGAGCACGTCATGCGGCTGCGGCAGGCGGCGCTGGAGGCCGCCCGCGCCATCTGGGCCGATTACCTGCTG TTCCTGGACGCTGACAACGTGCTGATCAACCCCGACACGCTGGGGCTGCTGA GCGAGAACAAGACGCTGGTGGCGCCCATGCTGGACTCGCGCGCCGCCTACTCCAACTTCTGGTGCGGGATGACGCCGCAG GGTTACTACCGGCGCACGCCAGCGTACCTGCCCAtccggcggcgg agcggcgcggggTGCTTCGCGGTGCCCATGGTGCACTCCACCTTCCTGCTGGACCTGCGCAGGGCGGCCTCGCGGGCGCTCGCCTTCTACCCACCGCACCCCGACTACACCTGGCCCTTCGACGACATCATCGTCTTTGCCTTCTCCTGCCGCCAGGCAGGTGAGGAGCCGGGGAGGAAGGGGCATTGGCTCGGCTTGACCTTGGCTTTGGCCTGCTTTCACCTTGGCCATGGGTTGGTATTGACCTTGGCCTTGGGTTGGTTTTGA
- the LOC101924048 gene encoding LOW QUALITY PROTEIN: EVI5-like protein (The sequence of the model RefSeq protein was modified relative to this genomic sequence to represent the inferred CDS: inserted 1 base in 1 codon), with protein sequence MASPAVSPDSSSHEALSSVNSAPACSPTSDSENLSPDELELLAKLEEQNRLLEADSKSMRSMNGSRRNSGSSLVSSSSASSNLSHLEEDTWILWGRIVNEWDEWRKKKEKLLKELIRKGIPHHFRAIVWQLLCSATDMPVKNQYSELLKMSSPCEKLIRRDIARTYPEHEFFKGQDSLGQEVLFNVMKAYSLVDREVGYCQGSAFIVGLLLMQMPEEEAFCVFVRLMQEYRLRELFKPSMAELGLCIYQFEYMLQEQLPELNIHFRSQSFLTSMYASSWFLTLFLTTFPLPVATRVFDIFMYEGLEIVFRVGMALLQFNQAELVQLDMEGMSQYFQKVIPHQFDSCPDKLILRAFQVKYNPKKMKRLEKEYAAIKNKEMEEQIEIKRLRTENRLLKQRIETLEKESAALADRLIQGQVTRAQEAEENYIIKRELAVVKQRCTSATENLQRAQTTIRQLQDQQGNPRFSEEFVTHLETELEQSRLRESETLGALKEMQDKVLDMEKRNSLLPDEDNVVRLQEELQALALREAEAVKSLTELQQQVKDLSDSWQAGRAGGRWKESPRRNNANALQEAVVAARLREAQAQAELRALRQRVLQLETQGQIQRTVLGRAEQTCAGLREQLRLAAAQSKGLQAQLSESHRKHAEAQCKSKEEVMAVRLREADSMAALAEMRQRVAELEIQREEGMIQGQLNHXDAAQYIRQLKDHIDELKAEIRLLRGPLAFGAVGLGTRLGDEDSLGSSDEELPPFALTHGDIGDLGDLGDMGDSSDSETEGAPTAP encoded by the exons aTGGCATCGCCGGCTGTCAGCCCCGACTCGTCCTCCCACGAAGCCCTCTCCTCCGTCAACTCAGCCCCGGCATGTTCGCCCACCTCCGACTCGGAAAACCTCAGCCCCGACGAACTGGAGCTGCTGGCGAAACTGGAGGAGCAAAACCG GCTACTGGAGGCCGACTCCAAGTCAATGCGCTCCATGAATGGCTCACGACGGAACAGCGGCTCGTCCTTGGTCTCCAGCTCCTCGGCCTCCTCCAACCTCAGCCACCTCGAGGAGGACACCTGGATCCTCTGGGGCCGCATCGTCAACGAGTGGGACGAGTGGCGCAAGAAGAAGGAGAAGCTGCTGAAG GAGCTCATCCGCAAAGGGATCCCTCACCATTTCCGTGCCATCGtctggcagctgctctgcagcgcCACCGACATGCCCGTCAAAAACCAATACTCAGAGCTACTCAAGATGTCCTCTCCCTGCGAGAAGCTCATCCGACGGGATATCGCCCGCACCTATCCCGAACACGAGTTCTTCAAGGGCCAGGACAGTCTGGGCCAGGAGGTGCTCTTCAACGTCATGAAG gcCTATTCACTGGTGGACCGGGAGGTTGGATACTGCCAAGGTAGCGCCTTCATCGTGGGACTGCTGCTTATGCAG ATGCCCGAGGAAGAGGCCTTCTGTGTGTTCGTGAGGCTGATGCAGGAATACCGCTTACGGGAGCTCTTCAAACCCAGCATGGCCGAGCTGGGGCTCTGCATCTACCAGTTTGAGTACATGCTGCAG GAGCAGTTGCCGGAGCTGAACATCCACTTCCGCTCACAGAGCTTCCTCACCTCCATGTATGCCTCCTCCTGGTTCCTCACCCTCTTCCTCACCACCTTCCCTCTTCCTGTGGCCACGCGCGTCTTCGACATCTTCATGTACGAG GGGCTGGAGATTGTCTTCCGTGTGGGAATGGCGCTGCTGCAGTTCAACCAGGCTGAGCTTGTCCAGCTTGACATGGAGGGCATGTCCCAG TACTTCCAGAAGGTGATCCCACACCAGTTCGACAGTTGCCCCGACAAGCTGATCCTCAGGGCCTTCCAGGTCAAGTACAACCCCAAGAAGATGAAGAG gctggagaaggagTACGCTGCCATCAAGAACAAGGAGATGGAGGAGCAGATCGAGATCAAG cGCCTCCGCACTGAGAACCGCCTGCTGAAACAGCGCATCGAAACCCTGGAGAAG GAGAGCGCGGCTCTCGCCGACAGGCTCATCCAG GGCCAGGTGACACGGGCGCAGGAGGCGGAGGAGAACTACATCATCAAGCGGGAGCTGGCGGTGGTGAAGCAACGCTGCACCTCGGCCACTGAGAACCTGCAGCGCGCCCAAACCACCATCCGACAGCTGCAGGACCAGCAG GGGAACCCACGCTTCAGCGAGGAGTTTGTCACCCACCTGGAGACGGAGCTGGAGCAGTCGCGGCTGCGGGAGAGCGAGACCCTCGGTGCCCTCAAGGAGATGCAGGATAAAGTCCTCGACATGGAGAAG AGGAACAGCCTGCTGCCAGACGAGGACAACGTGGTGcggctgcaggaggagctgcaggcGCTGGCGCTGCGTGAGGCGGAGGCCGTCAAGTCGctgacagagctgcagcagcaggtgaaggACCTCAGTGACAGCTGGCAG GCGGGCCGGGCAGGCGGGCGCTGGAAGGAGTCCCCGCGGCGGAACAACGCCAACGCGCTGCAAGAGGCCGTGGTGGCGGCGCGGCTGCGGGAGGCCCAGGCCCAGGCCGAGCTGCGGGCGCTGCGGCAGcgggtgctgcagctggagacgCAG ggccAGATCCAGCGCACGGTGCTGGGCCGCGCGGAGCAGACGTgcgcggggctgcgggagcAGCTGCGGCTGGCGGCGGCGCAGAGCAAGGGGCTGCAGGCGCAGCTCAGCGAGAGCCACCGCAAACACGCCGAGGCCCAGTGCAAG AGCAAGGAGGAGGTGATGGCGGTGCGGCTGCGCGAGGCCGACAGCATGGCGGCCCTGGCCGAGATGCGACAGCGCGTGGCCGAGCTGGAGATCCAG agggaggaggggatgATCCAGGGGCAGCTCAACC TCGACGCCGCCCAGTACATCCGCCAGCTCAAGGACCACATCGACGAGCTCAAGGCCGAG ATCCGGCTGCTGCGGGGGCCGCTGGCCTTCGgggcggtggggctggggacacgcCTGGGGGACGAGGACTCGCTGGGGTCCTCGGACGAGGAGCTGCCACCCTTCGCCCTGACCCACGGGGACATCGGGGACCTCGGGGACCTCGGGGACATGGGGGACAGCAGCGACAGCGAGACTGAGGGGGCACCCACGGCGCCGTGA